Within Oncorhynchus keta strain PuntledgeMale-10-30-2019 chromosome 30, Oket_V2, whole genome shotgun sequence, the genomic segment acacgtgggcccctcaggggtgagtgctcattcccctactgtactccctgttcactcatgactgcacggccaggcatgactccaacaccattaagtttgctaaTGACACAaccgtggtaggcctgatcaccgacaacgatgagacctgacactgtggtgcaaggacaacaacttctcccttaacgtgatcaagacaaaggagatgattggactacaggaaaaggaggaccgagcacgcccccctTCTCATCGGtggggctgtagtagagcaggttgagagcttcaagttccttgatgccCACATCACCAAagtaacatggtccaagcacacacagacagtcgtgaagagggcacgacaaaacctattccccctcaggagactgaaaagatttggcatgggtcctcagatcctcaaaatgttttacagagcatcctgacgggttgcatcactgcctggtatggcaactggttGGCCTCCGACCGcgagacactacagagggtagtgtgtacggcccagactagtcatagactgttctctctgctaccacacagcatgcggtaccggaacgccaagtctaggtccaagaagcttctaaacagcttctacccccaagccataagactctggAACAGTAAATTAAATGGCTACCCACCATTTGCGTTGTCGTTGCCCCccattgttatttactgctgatCTTAAATGATTTGTTCTTCTTATCTCAATTTGTTAGGGactttttaaaactgcattgttcgttaaggacttgtaagtaaacatttcactgtaaggtctactatacctgttgtattcggcgcatgtgacaaatactttTGATTTGAAGattgaccttccaacaggacaatgaccctaagcacatagccaagacaatgcacgagcggctttggaacaagtctctgaatgtccttgagtggcccagccagagcccgggcttgaacccgatcaaacatctctagagagacctaaaaatagctgtgcagtgccATTCCCCTtcgaacctgacagagcttgagaagatctgcagagaagaatgggagaaactccccaaatacatgtgtgccaagctagtagcatcatacctaagaagactcaaggctgtaatcactgctttgtcgttgtgggatattgtgtatagattgatgagggaaaacaacgatttaatccattttagaatacagCTGTAAagtaccaaaatgtggaaaaatggaaGTGGACTGACTACTTTCCAAATGCAAAGTATCTGGGTGGATACATGGTTCCATTGGAAATAGAATGCAGATGAGATTACAAGTCGATAGAGAATCTGAGTGAGTTGAGGAATAATAGCAGAGGAATGCAGCAGCCAGGGACAGACCTGGGGAGAAAATGCCCCTGCATAGAAAGACCTGGCCATCATGTCTGTTTCACCTGTAGGGGAGCAGTTTGGACAGTCAGACGGGTGAGATTAAATGCTAATATCCTGGATAAGGTGTCAGACTAGTGAAGGTCTGTGACATGACCAGACAGCATGGTCCACAGAGACCATCCACGAGCCACCTCCTTATTCCTGACCTGTAGCCATGTTAATAAGCTAACCTGAAGTGAGGAGTGTACGAGCATGGGGATCTCTTAGATCTGTTTCCTCATCTGATCTCCAGGGAGAGCTAGAGCTGTTGACATCCACTCTTTTGTTTCAATACGAACCCCACCCCAACTCTGCATAAACAACTTCAGCAAGTTCAGGAAAAGGGCCTGCCGCCAAATTACAACATGTGCCCCTGGGCTCCGTAATATTAAAGTGAGGGAGCAAAAACgacagagatggtggagaggcCTACAAGATAAGGCAGTAAATGAGTAATGGTTAGAAATAATGTCTTGAAGAAGTCGATGATGGAAAGGAGGTGTGAGGTCACAGAGAAGCGAGGGAGGGTTggtgagaaagggagggaggtttAGCTGTGTGTTTTGAAGGGTACGTTACATAAGCACCCCTCTCACTACTACCATACTCCAACTGATATCCACAGAACACACCACAGCTGTATTGTGCTTGCATAGTAGTCACACTATTTGAATCAAACACCGTTTGGCTTTGTTGTGTTGGAGCAATTTTTATTTGAACAACAAAGAGGATGTATAGAGGTCAGTTTTCTTAATGCTAGCCATGATTCGTCTGGGCTGACATAGCCTACTGTTCATTGAGAATGGTTGATGGGTTGAACCTATGTAATGGAACACAGGCAGACATGCGGGTATTGCGAGAGGCTGTCTGTAGGCTCTACTCTGTATGTTATAGAGGACCACAATGGCAAGAAGTCTTTTTACTTTGTTTTATGTATCCTCTGCAATTTTAATATAGGCCTATGTACTTTATCTGTTGCCTGGTGTAATGTATTTtaaatgatcaaatcaaatgtgcaTGTACTATATTTGTCTTCTTCCTCTCAGGACCTGGAGGATGGCATGCGAGTGCGTCGCCAGTCCAAGGTGTGCTGCTGGTACAGGTGCCTGGGCCTGGCTCTCATGCTGTCaggtgtggtggtgggaggggccTACCTTTACAAGACCTACATACTGGTGAGGGACTGTTGGTTAGACCCCTATTATGCCATAGGCTCAactatatactgaacaaaaatataaacgcatccATTTCAatggttttactgagttacagttcatattgggaaatcagtcaatttaaatattcattaggccctaatctatggatctcacatgattgggcaggggcgcagccatgggtggggccagccaatcagaatgagttttcccccacaagGGCTTTACTacggacagaaatactcctcagtttcatcaactgtcggggtggctggtctcagacgatcccgcaggtgaagaagccagatgtggaggtcctgggcaggCGTGGTTACGTGTGGTCTGCGGTTATCATACCAAttagacgtactgccaaattctcttaaattaaattctctggcaatagcTGTAGTGGACATTtttgcagtcaacatgccaattgtactctccctcaacttgagacatctgtggcactgtgttgtgacaaaactgtacattttagagtggccttttattgtccccagcacatgcgtaatgataatgctgtttaatcagcttctgaatatgccacacctgtcaggtggatggattatcttggcaaaggattaatgctaacagggatgtaaacaattttgtgcacacaatttgagagaaataagctttttgtgtttatggaacatttctgggatcttttatttcagctcattaaatGTGGGACCAAGACTTAACATattgcgtttttatatttttgttcagtgtagttaaagATGCCTTTCCTTGGTTATTTGATACATTTGCATATGCTGTGggctggtttctcagacacagattaagcctagtcttgGACTTTTGAATCAGCCCCTAATCGGGAGATATTTCTGGGAAACCAACCCAGTGTGCTAGCTATCTACAGTGTTGGTAAGGTAGAGCGAGTCAGGGTGAGAGACAAGTCCTCACTGTTGTCGTCTTCCCGTGACTTCCTCAGGAGCGCAGGGTGTATTGGTGCGGGGTGGATTACCTTGAGCAGGACTACATGGTTCAGGACGAGGACGTCTTGCCCTCTGCGCTGAGACACATCCAGGAGAGCATCCGTGTGCTGGAGGAGGTGGAGCTAATCAACGTGCCTGTGCCCGAGTTCTCAGACAGCGACCCGGCCGACATCGTCCATGACTTCAAAAGCGTGAGAAGagaacactgctacacacacacacacacacacacacacaaaaccaggtttccatccaaccttttttaTGCGACTGAAGTGCATGTCGGATAGTCACGACAGGCCGAAACTGAACATTTGTCGGtcaactttccaaatgtcgacaaccataaatacactagacaaggtgaGCTCTTTTGTGTTAGTAAAATTAATTGTGAGAAAAGTCGGTGGAAATGcttttatgtgcaaatattgatataataaccatcacatCGAAGTAAACTTGGGTCACTCGATGACATGCACCTCTCACTGCGACTTGTTTGGGAACCATGCAGttttaggctacagattaaatccGTTTTGAAGAACTTCGGAGTGGTGAACGTGGAAGGTAATGACCACGGTGcacctttccaataaatatccagAGTCTTATTCTGGCGACATGATCAGCAAATGCTTGGCTGCCGTTTTGACAAATCAAAAATcttgctcttttgtccataatcTTGTCGTGTAGGCTCATACTCCCATATGTATCTGAGTTGTTGGCTTGAGCACATTTGGCAATACCGGAGTGGGCACACTGAAAAtctgatggaaacccatttaactagTATGTTTTTATTTGGTTCATGGGAATTTAACTGCAAACGGTGTTAAGTCATCAGGCACAGCCTTTTATCCACAGGCTAGTCAATTTGATGAATTTGATGAAATGCATCTCTGGTGGGCGCATGTTGTTTTTATGTGGATTTTTAGAAAATTCACATTAATCTGTttaattggatggaaacctacacacacacacacagcggtgtGAATTGTTGTTGAGAAATACTGCATATGTGACATCAGAGCTCGGTCTATCTAGCTGCTACCAGGCATTTACGGCTCAAAGAGGAAAGTAATTCCTCCAGCGTATTATCCGTCAAACTCTGATTTCTAGAAACCGGTAAGTGTTCAGTACTGTGTTAATAAAACATGTGCTGAATTGAAGTTGAACGTGATCGTGTGTGTTGAGGTCTGAGGTTTGAATGTAAAGTACCTCCGGGTGTTTTTGTAGCGTTGGATCGaattcctttcctcctcctcagaGGCTGACAGCCTACCTGGACCTGAGCCTGAACAAGTGCTACGTCATCTCCCTCAACACCTCCATCGTCATGCCCCCCAAAGACTTGCTGGAGCTGCTCATCAACATCAAGGtacctgtaacacacacacatacgactGGAGCTGTTTATGTATTTcaatcatttttaaaaaatctatcAAATGTTGAAGGAAATAATGTCAATTAAGTGTGTGAGTTGCCCCCTCCCCCCTAGGCTGGTACCTACCTTCCccagtcctacctggtccatgagcagatgatggtgacTGAGCGTCTGGAGAACGTTGACCAGCTGGGATACTTCATCTACAGCCTCTGCAAGGGCAGAGACACCTACAAGCTGGAACGCAGAGAGAccatactgggttagtactgctgacacacacaccatactgggtcagtactgctgacacacacactttttaagATGTACCCCGAATAGTCATGTATCGACCATTTTGTGAAATTCCTTCGGCCCCTTGGTGGACCTGAAAACACACGGCATTATACTCTGGCCAATGAACAGGTGCCATAGCAGATGTTTTATATAGGTCTACACACTCATTTTTATTACATATTCCTTCATCTGTACCTTGCAGGCAGGGAGAAGCGTGAAGCCCTGAACTGCAGGACGATCCGTCACTTTGAGAACAAGTTTGTGGTCGAGACACTCATCTGTGATCCTTAAAGTGAAAGGGGACTGGCTGCTTCAGACAATCCATGTATAGTTTCACTCACTGTCTGCAGTGAGATTTttaacccttctctctctcccatatcaCCCCTCATAGATTCTTTACTATTCTGTACTGCTGGTAGTTTTGAGAGTTGTCAAATTTAAGTTCAGATGATTCCAAGTCAATACTGTTGTATAAAACTAATGCATTTTTCACTTTGTGTAAAGTACCATTTTCATTTGGGGGCAACTCTTCTCTTCAAAGAATAAGATATGTGTTCAGCTTTTCTTTACTCTGGGGTTTATTATTGTTAAAGAAAGTGTTTAAACGGACACTTAAGTCAGTTAATTACACTTATCAGGTATAACTAGATTGAAATATAAACTCAATGAGAATATGCTTACTTTAGCATAGAAAATTAATGATTTTTGTATCTGCTGTCACAAGTACAGTGGGATGAAACAAGAGGAATCTCTGAAAACAGAGCACGTGGTAactaacatgttaatatagtctGTAAAAAGGAAGATTAATACCACAATAAATCTTAATCGTTTTATTGGTTTTTGTTCTCATGGTTTTACAAATATGATATTTCTAAAGTTAAACTTTTTTTACTGTGCAACACAATGGCATTATGGACTGTTTTAACTTGACATCCAGAGAGATCTTGGTCTGAGGGAATAGACCACTTGTTCTTACACTTATATTCTCCATTTACACATTAAATGAATGGCTCCTCCTGGAGTAGTCAAATCCCATAACTTAATTGATCTTCAGATGTTGGGATAAAAAGTTGCCATGGATTTAGCTTACACTTTAGTCTTTGGATGAGGCTGGTTTAGTAGTACCTGGGGTTGCATTTAGCGTTGCACAGCATTGTGGAACATTGCAGATAAATGTCCTGAATAGAGCTGACATGAGTCCTTATGCTATATGTCAGAGGCATGTTTATTCTACATAACATATCTGAATATTCAAAAAGGTTGTGCTTCACTGACCTTGCCCCTAGGGTCCAGTTCTGGGGCTGCCTTGTGAAGGGCCAACTGGGTTTCAGACACCACTACAGTATTACAAAAAATGGCATGCAAGAACAGATGCACTTTCAATAAAAAATAAAGGATTTGACTGACAGACAAGCACAGAGCCCTCAGACACGGCCAAGCACATTGGAAATAATACTTGTACCTCAAACACTCAATGCTTCGGTTTTGGTGCCGGTTTGTAATCAACGGCTGGCTTTTATGCTCATTTTAATTAGTCCTCATCCGAGGCAGTAATACAGTTTAATTTTATAATTTCAGTAACAATTATCTTACTAATGTATGTGCTTTCAATTCCAAACAACTCAAAGATCTACATTTTCAAACCCATCCCACTGGCTATTTTTATTGCAAATGGAAGTgataccttacacacacacacacacttcaatatGGCACAAGCTTCCTTTATCACCTCCTATAAATGCATCATGAAACCCCACCTGTCAACGATGGTAATATGGGTGAATATTTAAAACCAAACCaataaccacaccatatctaaaATATTAAGACAGGAATAATATAGCAGAAAAGGAGACTAATGAATATTTTTTTCCCAAAAACATGCAGTCTGCCACCCTTTGGTGAGGTCCCACTACAATAAGAATGAAATATTGAAATCGTTGATGCAAATGAGTGGCCAGAATGTTTGTCTACCTAAAAGGTGGCTTCCTGACAGTCCCTCTACCAAGACAGGCAAAATCAATCTCTTCTGTATTGATTACAAGGTGAGGCAGTGACTTAAGACACTAATTTTGCGTTATCCTTTCTACTTTGGGCCAGACGGCTATCTCTGTTTCTCAAACTTGTTTTGTGCCATTGAAGCAGTCTTCAATTAGAGCTGACCAAATCAGTGTCGTCATCTCAGGGACCAAAGGTTGAGAAACAACTGCTCTACCTAACTGGCCTGTGAAGTGAGGCAAGTGCAGTAGTGACTGAGCATGCTCTAAGCCCTAGTGTTTTAAGCTGCCCTAGCCTGGGGCCAGAACCAAGTCATTAACTGCTGAATCCAAACTGAAGAGAGTTtcatagttcatttccccccagtCTTACCCACCACTAATGTCTATGTTTTGTCAGGGACTGTCAAGCTTTGTTGTGTTGCCAAACTTGACATCATATAAAGTCCAAGCACAACAGTCCATCTCATCCCACTAACCAATAGGAGCTCCTGGTTTTAAATAAAATGAGTCGAGAAAGGCTCTGGGAATGTCAGGAGAGAAAATATTGGAAAGCATTCTCATTGAGTGTCTTCTCTTGGGCTGAGAGTAGAGAACTTCATCGGGATAATCTGACAAATATTTCTATCCTTAAATCAGCAGCCCTGCCCACCGTACCATCCCTCCCTATATAATACATGGTCCAAATAAATACAACTTTAAAATAAGCGCAAAAGGAAAtgagaaaaatatttttttaaatcacaataATCCTTGTGGCCTTCCTtataataatagtaaagacaaaATGAAGCCCTAATAGTACATACAAaaaccaccaccatacagtctcATATCATTCAAAAACACAGGGAATATCTACAAGTGGCCGTTGTACAATGTACTTCATCTGGTAGACCGGTTGAGGACAGTTGTATACTCTTCATGAACGCTCATCTCCTCGTCGACTTCTACAATGTGATCATGCTCTGCCTAACAAAGTCTTTGACCttcctatctacacctctcctcagTCGGCGTAGTGCATGATGGACTCGACGTAGTTCCCGGGGAAGAGGCCGGTGGTGCCACTCATCGTTCCTTCGTACCAGCCGTCGTCGTTCTTCTTGATGACGTAGATGATGGCGCCCTCGTTGAAGGACAGCTCGTCCTCCTTGTCCGCCACGTAGTCGTAGATCGCCACCACTGTGCACcaatgagagaggaggatgttaGAGGAACGAAGAGGTCAAGGGAGATGAGGGCGAAAGACAGAGGGAAGAATAGGAGAAGTGGACAGGGCAGGGGTTAGATCAGGGTGGCAGAGAGAATTATTCGCTACCTTTCTCCATGTAGGTGCGTGGGGCCCACGGGGGGTCCTCCTCTGCGTAGGGATCACTGTACTCCACAACGGCcgactcttcctcctcctcctcctcatcatcctcataGTCCTCTGGAGGTGGAGGGGGCGGGGTGGGTTCCTCAAACACAGCTTCTTCTATGGGGGGCGGGGGAGGGGGCACGTCTGAGACTGGGGGTTACAACAGTCAGAAACCACCATGCCTACATTCCACTGGTTGGTTAGTTACATGTTGACTGACACTGGCATTCCCATGCATAGGGCTGCAGTGGTTGTTTGGGTATCCATGCTGAAAGTGTAAAGGAAAACTGGGGGAAAGGAGAACAATTTCGACGTGCATAGATGAGAAGTTGATTTTTTATCGAAGTTGATGGATAGTTCAGCTTTGAAGTATCGACAAAAATTGACTCACGTCGTGAGTAAAATAAACACATGCACGAGGGAGCAACTGTGAAGACGAAGCAACAAGGCAGAGGAGCTAAACGCCACTTACTGGTCTCCTGTACCCGAGCCACAAAGCCCATCAGAGGGAGCTGGGGAGTGATCTGCATGGACGGGGGAGGGGGGGCAACAAGAGGACCTGctacagacacaccacaccacaggagaagcggggagagcgagagaggagaaagaaagaagaaaaagaGCAGCAGATTGTAATTAggaaagaaaggagaggaaggaaggcagaAAGAGAGATGTGGTGGTATTAGAATATGATAGAAGCCAGTTAGATCAGTAGGCAGACTAGGCATTAAAAAAGGCTAAATCAAGAGCAGGAATCCTTTCACACAAAAAAAAGACAGCGAGCTGCCGCGACCAAGGCGCTTTGTGCCTTCCCATATATTTCACTTGTCTGCTGAAATCAAATGGCATTTTCGTGTATGAATTTAATACTCTGAGGTTCTGAGAACTCACAAAATGACAGTTTGCTTCCACAAGATCTAAAAACTTTTGTCAGCTAGTATTTCATGTTTTTTAACCAAACTCTCAGCCAAGTAACATAAATAATAGGGGTCGGTATACATTTTCTTCCTACAAATGAGTTACAGGATGGACCAGGAGCCCAAACGCTCCAGGATCCAAACCAGACAATAATATATGAAAGAAATCTCTAAAATGCAGACTCAATATCTAAACACAAAAGACAATTTGCGTTCTGGTAGGAGTGATAGTGTTCCTGGTCAGGGCTGTTACCTGGGACCTGGTTGAAGTGGGGTCCTCCGTTGGGCTGGTTCAGGGCCAGGGGCATGTTGGAGTTGGGCTGGCCCGTCAATGACGCGGGCCGGCGGTACGGCAGAGACCCCCCCACCGCAGGAGGGTTCAGTGGTTGCACCGGTCGGTTCATGCTGAAGAACTGGGGGGCACCTGGGGTACAGACAGCAtagggaacaagagagagattTTGGTACGGTGTAGCTATGTCGCTTTACTTAGCACTTCTGGTTCCCGTCACATGATGCACTTAATTAATGGGATCAATTTAAGCACTTTGCTGTTTTTGGTATTCAGACATCGTCAAAGACCCTTTTCAACATCACTTACTGTAAGAACACAAGAACAATTTAACTCATGCACAAGTTGTGATGATAGCATGCAGGTGGTGACTGGGAGCGATGGGAGAGAGTTGCCCTAAGGAGGGAATGAGAGACGCCCAGAGGAAGAAGGAAAAGACAGAGTGACAGatcagacagtgagagagagggtgatggaggaATTCTGATCATGCAGGGGTGGAGAATGACTGGCCCACGTGACAACATGCCTGCTggtacacagacagatacaggtcCTGGGATgatgggagagatggatgtgatCCTGGGATGATGGGAGAGATGGAAGTGGTCCTGGGATGATGGGAGAGATGGAAGTGGTCCTGGGATgatgggagagatggatgtgatgcaggggtggtggtggtgggacacTCACCTTGTGCGGGGGTGCTGAAAGCAGCAGGGCCGGTGCTAGTGACGGCAGTGGGGAgctggggtgggggagggggcacGGGTGGACCctcaggagggggggggggaggggttaggagctagagaGAGTACAGCGAGGCCATCAGGTGGGACGggagtagtggtggtagtgggagGTGGCTTAGCAGGGTTGGGAAGGGCAGGGGCAGTACCTGCACCATCAGCAGGTGGGAAAGGGAGGAAGGcagtagaaaaaaagaggaaAGACAGGAGAAGGAGATAAAGACAGGTGCTCAGACACTATcaagggggaaggaaggagagtttAAAGCAGTCCGACAGACCGTATTGCTCTTTAGAGAGCTAGTAGGCGGAGCTTAGACAGTGGGCAAGGCATGGGTCTAGACCTTACCTGGGAATGCTGTGGGGGGCGGGGCAGGCGTTGGCACGGCGATAGGCAAGCCCACGGAGCCGCTGccgctgttctctctgctgctgctgcggcTGCTGCTGCTAGGGTGGCTGCCTCCACTGCTGCCACTGCTAATGATGCCACATAGCCCATCACTTAACCCAATCAACACCTGCTTGCAATAAGTAATTTACCGTCTAGATtagaggttatatatacactTTGTAGGGCCGGTTTCCCAGATACAGATTAAGCCTACTACTGGACTAAAAAGTAGTGTGAATTTTTTTGTCCAGAACTAGGTTTAATCTGTGGTGGAGGAAACCGGCCCTTAGAGCCCTATTGGTATCAGAGGACCTGCAAGCACAACCTACCAAACCAGAGACTCTCCTGGCCCAAAATCCTGCCCCCCACCTACCTAGCACTGAATGGATTTAAATGAACAGCTCTGCTTTGAGATGACATGTACAGCAATAAAGAAATGAATAAAACGTCACAAATTACAACATGACATTTAGCGGCGGTCCATTAGTGAGACATGACGTGACAAAGACAGAGGCGCCACAAAGCTGGAGGCATCTGAAGAAAATCAAGGCGAGAATAAAAagaggagactggagacagggaaTGAGTGAGAAACTGGATGGATGGAAGAAAGGACCAACGCATAGATAGATAGTTCTTTCAGCTCAACCTGTCTGTTTAATTTAAGCCAAGGTCAACCATTGCTACTATTAGTTTTAACGTAATAATGTGCTCAGAAGGAAATAGAGAAGGGACTGACGGAGAAAGGGGATCAGCTGAATTACAAAGCCCAAGCTTCATTTCTCTGGTGGCAGATACTCTGTCATGTAGTCCTAAAGATCTTGTTCTCACTGCCTGGTAGGAGC encodes:
- the LOC118363746 gene encoding integral membrane protein 2B-like; its protein translation is MVKVTFNSSFGQRDLKKGCNAEALIPEERDLEDGMRVRRQSKVCCWYRCLGLALMLSGVVVGGAYLYKTYILERRVYWCGVDYLEQDYMVQDEDVLPSALRHIQESIRVLEEVELINVPVPEFSDSDPADIVHDFKSRLTAYLDLSLNKCYVISLNTSIVMPPKDLLELLINIKAGTYLPQSYLVHEQMMVTERLENVDQLGYFIYSLCKGRDTYKLERRETILGREKREALNCRTIRHFENKFVVETLICDP